In a genomic window of uncultured Sphaerochaeta sp.:
- the thiI gene encoding tRNA uracil 4-sulfurtransferase ThiI: MNDSTLYLVKLGEISLKGLNRDFFEKRLKNNIKHKLKGYRTQVSKQKGRIFFEISNDCPKEIIERTFSTTFGVVGYSRCLRCEKDMEQIKETARLLIEDAPFSSGKGSFKSISKRADKQFPFTSYDIDCELGGVVLDTYPEMHVDVKNPDMIITCEIRDKAYLYISAKPGPGGLPVSTAGKGMLLLSGGIDSPVAAYRMAQRGLKMECIYFHAYPYTSELALEKVKTLTSLLAPYLQGTRLHVVPFTEAQLWIKQHSPEDETTLMFRACMMKVANKLSLQQEGLCIVTGEAMSQVASQTLESLSFTDSMSDQVVMRPLVGMDKQEIMDLAKKIGTYETSILPYEDCCVIFSPRHPLVRPDKKTVTEHYHAMGIEALLDEAVTNTEVFDFGPDGQQRF; the protein is encoded by the coding sequence ATGAACGATTCCACACTCTATCTGGTAAAGCTCGGCGAGATATCGCTGAAGGGCTTGAACCGCGACTTCTTCGAAAAGCGTCTGAAAAACAACATCAAGCACAAACTCAAGGGCTATAGGACCCAGGTGTCCAAGCAAAAGGGACGTATCTTCTTCGAAATCAGCAATGACTGTCCGAAAGAGATCATCGAACGGACCTTCAGCACCACCTTCGGGGTGGTCGGCTACTCGCGCTGCCTGCGTTGCGAAAAGGATATGGAACAGATCAAGGAGACGGCACGCCTTCTGATCGAGGATGCCCCGTTCTCCTCGGGAAAAGGATCGTTCAAATCCATTTCCAAGCGCGCTGACAAGCAGTTCCCCTTCACCAGCTATGATATCGATTGCGAACTGGGAGGCGTCGTACTGGACACCTATCCCGAGATGCACGTGGATGTAAAGAATCCTGATATGATCATCACCTGTGAGATCCGTGACAAGGCATACCTGTACATCTCGGCGAAACCCGGTCCAGGTGGTCTTCCGGTCTCTACAGCCGGCAAGGGGATGCTCCTGCTCAGCGGAGGCATCGACAGCCCCGTTGCGGCCTACCGCATGGCCCAGAGAGGGCTGAAAATGGAGTGCATCTACTTCCATGCCTATCCGTATACCAGTGAACTGGCCCTGGAGAAGGTCAAGACGCTTACGAGCCTCCTTGCTCCCTATCTGCAGGGAACCAGGTTGCATGTGGTTCCCTTCACCGAAGCCCAGCTGTGGATCAAGCAGCACAGCCCCGAGGATGAGACCACGCTCATGTTCCGTGCATGCATGATGAAGGTAGCCAATAAGCTTTCCTTGCAACAGGAAGGGCTGTGCATCGTGACCGGGGAGGCGATGAGCCAGGTTGCAAGCCAGACCCTGGAAAGCCTCTCGTTCACCGACAGCATGAGCGACCAAGTGGTGATGCGCCCCTTGGTGGGGATGGACAAGCAGGAAATCATGGATCTCGCCAAGAAGATCGGAACCTATGAGACATCCATTCTTCCGTATGAGGACTGTTGCGTCATCTTCAGTCCCCGTCATCCGCTGGTGAGACCGGACAAGAAGACCGTCACCGAGCACTATCATGCCATGGGCATCGAAGCCTTGCTTGACGAGGCGGTGACAAACACGGAAGTGTTCGACTTTGGACCGGACGGTCAGCAACGTTTCTAG